The following are encoded together in the Armatimonadota bacterium genome:
- a CDS encoding anaerobic sulfatase maturase gives MDTDIRITDPEAYLRSLSLLIKPAGPDCNLRCEYCFYLPKHAIYPGGGHRLSREVMHRLIGEYMEMSGDNPSFGWQGGEPTLLGVDFFRSVVAVQLQKARPGQNIANGLQTNGMLINDEWARFFRRYSFLIGVSLDGPKHIHDHYRRTPTGESTWDRVMRSTEILDRNGAEFNILCMVTAYSGDKADEIYDFYMQHNFRYLQFIPCIERDPETGKLCPYNCTPRQFGEFLCTIFDRWQAESAPRTYVRMMDDLLMVYLGHECPSCDMRRTCADYLLIEHNGDVYPCDFFVEPEYRLGNVMETPLREIALSEKFMQFRFDKARTGCGCEDCPWFGQCHGGCQRHRLTGLGTINGPSYFCESYRMLFEHADARLKAMAKELAEERPEVVGPNPRF, from the coding sequence ATGGACACAGACATCCGCATCACCGACCCCGAAGCCTACCTGCGCAGTCTCAGCTTGCTCATCAAGCCCGCCGGACCTGACTGCAATCTGCGCTGCGAGTACTGTTTCTACTTGCCGAAACACGCGATTTATCCCGGCGGCGGCCACAGGCTGTCGCGCGAGGTCATGCACCGGCTCATAGGTGAGTACATGGAGATGTCTGGCGACAATCCCTCTTTCGGTTGGCAAGGTGGTGAACCCACACTTCTCGGTGTGGATTTCTTTCGCAGCGTGGTGGCTGTCCAGCTTCAGAAAGCGCGGCCTGGCCAAAACATCGCCAACGGCCTGCAGACCAACGGCATGCTCATCAATGATGAGTGGGCCCGGTTCTTCCGAAGGTATAGCTTCCTCATCGGTGTGAGTCTCGACGGCCCGAAGCACATCCACGACCATTACCGCCGCACGCCCACCGGCGAATCTACATGGGACCGGGTCATGCGCAGCACCGAAATACTCGACCGAAATGGCGCAGAGTTCAACATCCTGTGCATGGTCACCGCATACTCGGGCGACAAGGCCGACGAGATCTACGACTTCTATATGCAGCACAACTTCCGCTATCTGCAGTTCATCCCGTGCATCGAGCGCGATCCGGAGACGGGGAAGCTTTGTCCGTACAACTGCACCCCACGACAGTTTGGCGAGTTCCTGTGCACCATTTTCGACCGCTGGCAAGCGGAATCAGCACCGCGAACTTACGTGCGCATGATGGACGACCTGCTTATGGTCTATCTCGGCCACGAGTGCCCATCGTGCGACATGCGCCGGACGTGCGCGGACTATCTGCTCATCGAGCACAACGGCGACGTCTATCCCTGCGACTTTTTCGTGGAGCCGGAATACCGTCTGGGTAATGTAATGGAGACACCGCTGCGAGAGATCGCGCTCTCCGAGAAGTTCATGCAGTTTCGGTTCGACAAGGCCCGGACAGGGTGCGGGTGCGAGGACTGCCCCTGGTTCGGCCAGTGCCACGGTGGCTGTCAGCGACACCGGCTCACCGGCCTCGGCACTATCAACGGCCCGAGCTACTTCTGCGAATCATACAGGATGCTCTTCGAGCACGCGGATGCGCGCCTGAAGGCGATGGCGAAGGAATTGGCCGAGGAACGCCCGGAAGTGGTCGGGCCGAACCCGAGGTTCTGA
- a CDS encoding tyrosine--tRNA ligase, protein MTPEAQLEILARNCVDFHTREELLDKLKEGRPLRIKYGADPSAPDLHLGHSVPLWKLREFQELGHQIVFIIGDFTGMIGDPSGKSKTRPMLTREQVEANAKTYAEQVGKILDVSKCEIRYNSEWFSKMTTAEFLAVASNYTIARMLERDDFSLRMRDEVPISMLELMYPLVQAYDSVAVQADLEMGGTDQLFNFLVGRDIMRAYGLPPQVVMTWPLLVGTDGKDKMSKSLGNYIGIAESPDEMFGKVMSIPDSALAQYFRLILNRSNAEIAEMERAIEAGANPRDFKAELGRQIVAIYYDAATGQAASDEFDRVHAERQLPTDMPELDVSGELENGALWIVKLLVIAGFAQTNGEARRLVQQGGVKINGEVINDEMAQVSPKTGDVLQVGKRRFARILVG, encoded by the coding sequence ATGACCCCCGAAGCCCAACTCGAGATCCTGGCCCGCAATTGCGTGGATTTCCACACACGCGAGGAACTGCTGGACAAGCTGAAGGAAGGCCGCCCGCTGCGCATCAAGTACGGCGCCGATCCCAGCGCGCCCGACCTGCACCTGGGTCACAGCGTGCCCTTGTGGAAACTGCGCGAATTCCAGGAGCTCGGCCACCAGATCGTGTTCATCATCGGCGACTTTACCGGGATGATCGGCGACCCCAGCGGCAAGTCCAAGACTCGCCCCATGCTCACGCGCGAACAGGTCGAGGCCAATGCGAAGACTTACGCCGAGCAGGTGGGGAAGATCCTGGATGTGAGCAAGTGCGAGATTCGCTACAACAGCGAGTGGTTCAGCAAGATGACGACGGCGGAGTTCCTGGCGGTGGCTTCGAACTACACCATCGCGCGCATGCTGGAACGCGACGACTTCTCCCTGCGGATGCGGGACGAAGTGCCCATATCCATGCTGGAACTCATGTACCCGCTGGTGCAGGCATACGATTCGGTGGCAGTGCAAGCGGACCTGGAAATGGGGGGAACGGACCAGCTTTTCAACTTCCTTGTGGGTCGGGACATTATGCGCGCTTACGGCCTGCCGCCTCAAGTGGTCATGACCTGGCCGCTTCTCGTGGGCACCGACGGCAAGGACAAGATGAGCAAGTCACTGGGAAACTATATCGGGATCGCCGAAAGCCCGGACGAAATGTTCGGCAAGGTCATGTCGATCCCGGACAGCGCCCTTGCCCAGTACTTCCGGCTGATCCTCAACCGCAGCAATGCGGAAATCGCGGAGATGGAAAGAGCCATCGAGGCCGGCGCGAACCCCCGGGATTTCAAGGCCGAGCTGGGTCGGCAGATCGTAGCGATCTACTACGACGCCGCTACCGGTCAGGCCGCTAGTGACGAATTCGACCGCGTCCATGCCGAGCGCCAGCTGCCCACCGATATGCCCGAGCTGGACGTGTCGGGCGAGCTTGAGAATGGGGCGCTGTGGATCGTGAAACTCCTGGTCATTGCCGGCTTTGCCCAGACCAACGGAGAAGCGCGGCGGCTCGTGCAGCAGGGCGGAGTCAAGATCAACGGCGAGGTCATCAACGACGAGATGGCCCAGGTGTCACCGAAAACAGGCGACGTCCTGCAGGTAGGCAAGCGCCGGTTCGCCCGGATCCTGGTCGGTTAG
- a CDS encoding YtxH domain-containing protein, translating to MSSERGGSDLATIIIAGAIGATVGAVVALLLAPKSGSELRADIGDKAREYAEKAKETAHEVAEKAREAAHEVAERAREKVAEVRDQACPECDHEEARG from the coding sequence ATGTCCTCTGAGCGGGGCGGAAGCGATCTTGCGACAATTATCATAGCGGGTGCGATCGGGGCGACGGTTGGTGCGGTAGTAGCCCTGTTGCTGGCGCCGAAGTCCGGGTCCGAACTGCGGGCGGACATCGGCGACAAGGCAAGAGAATACGCCGAAAAAGCAAAGGAAACGGCTCACGAGGTCGCCGAGAAGGCCCGTGAGGCAGCGCATGAGGTCGCTGAGAGGGCCAGAGAGAAGGTCGCGGAGGTCCGGGATCAGGCTTGCCCGGAATGCGACCATGAGGAAGCGCGCGGCTAA
- a CDS encoding amidohydrolase family protein, giving the protein MSDKLRDRILARLESIRTVDCHSHTQQPEDYANVAPLNLFSLMSYFVRDFEATLGKSTGQAYEGCDTHAERWQVLRGVVDRCRNISYWRHNLVTYQALFGLQDAELTDDNWEAVNERIIATTSDPGWYAQVTGLCNLQTQMLNVDWFGNWDPTYFTAILRMESALNLHHADTRARLASHLDRDFGSLADIREGLAQLMAEYQARGARGIKLAHAYSRTLLSEPVDERTATALFSRSLVGQTLTASEIKQLQDYIIFYLARTAGEMNLVFDIHTGVQSTWGLVPESDPLHLIPLLRANPGTRFSLYHAGYPYSREIGMLAKHFPNVWLNMAWIYVVTMEGTRQSLNEWLDLVPGYRILGFGSDVPWPEMLYSHLAMARACIADVLATKVERDFLSEDCALDLCDKMMRQNAMELYALKE; this is encoded by the coding sequence ATGAGCGACAAGCTCCGCGATCGGATACTCGCCCGTCTAGAGTCGATCCGCACCGTAGACTGCCATTCACACACCCAGCAGCCCGAGGATTACGCCAATGTGGCTCCCCTGAACCTGTTCAGCCTCATGAGCTACTTCGTGCGTGATTTCGAGGCGACACTGGGCAAGTCCACGGGGCAGGCTTATGAGGGCTGCGACACCCATGCCGAGCGCTGGCAGGTACTGCGCGGAGTGGTAGATCGCTGCCGGAACATCTCCTACTGGCGGCACAATCTCGTCACCTACCAGGCTCTGTTCGGTTTGCAGGATGCTGAGCTGACCGACGACAACTGGGAGGCGGTGAACGAGCGCATCATCGCAACCACCTCCGATCCGGGCTGGTACGCGCAGGTCACCGGCCTGTGCAATCTGCAAACCCAGATGCTCAACGTCGACTGGTTCGGCAACTGGGATCCGACATACTTCACTGCCATCCTGCGCATGGAGTCGGCGCTGAACCTCCACCATGCAGATACACGGGCGCGGCTGGCAAGCCATCTCGACCGAGACTTCGGTTCGCTTGCTGACATCAGGGAAGGCCTGGCGCAACTCATGGCCGAGTATCAGGCTCGCGGCGCCCGGGGGATCAAGCTGGCCCACGCGTACTCGCGTACGCTCCTGTCCGAACCGGTTGACGAGCGCACCGCCACCGCGCTGTTCTCGCGAAGCCTGGTGGGGCAGACCTTGACAGCGTCCGAGATCAAGCAGCTTCAGGATTACATCATCTTCTACCTGGCGAGGACAGCGGGGGAGATGAACCTCGTCTTCGACATCCACACCGGTGTGCAAAGCACGTGGGGGCTTGTTCCCGAGTCTGATCCGTTGCACTTGATACCGCTCTTGCGCGCAAACCCGGGCACCCGGTTCAGCTTGTACCACGCCGGATACCCCTACAGCCGCGAGATTGGCATGCTCGCTAAGCACTTCCCCAATGTCTGGTTGAATATGGCGTGGATATACGTGGTGACCATGGAGGGAACGCGCCAGAGCCTCAACGAGTGGCTGGACCTCGTTCCGGGATACCGCATCCTGGGGTTCGGCTCGGACGTTCCCTGGCCGGAGATGCTGTACTCGCATCTTGCCATGGCGCGGGCCTGCATTGCGGACGTGCTGGCGACCAAGGTGGAGCGCGACTTCCTCAGCGAAGACTGCGCGCTGGACTTATGCGACAAGATGATGCGACAGAACGCGATGGAATTGTATGCGTTGAAGGAGTGA
- the corA gene encoding magnesium/cobalt transporter CorA, which yields MSGKDTFHSRIGRRPRQKLGNPPGTLVHVGEKKADRVRVSLIAYGPDGLAVEREATLSDCLEARATSAVVWVNVHGLHDVEAVQAVGEAFGVHPLGLEDVVNTHHRPKVEDFGDQILLVAKLLSWDAAAQRPMTEQISIVLGPGFLLTFQERPTGLLEPVRRRIREGRSRIISSGADYLAYAVLDMVVDQYFLVLEAIGDRIEEIEQALSGDGGSGGIRDLHGLRRELLAMRRAIWPLRDVVSILRRGDCPLFQAETEVFLRDVYDHVVEAIETLEAFRDVLSSLLDTHLSVVSNRMNEVMKVLTLIATLFMPITFIAGVYGMNFEYMPGTRWVGGFAACVAAMAVTALLMLWYFKRRRWL from the coding sequence ATGTCCGGCAAGGACACGTTCCATAGCAGAATTGGCCGCCGGCCTCGGCAGAAGTTGGGCAATCCTCCGGGCACCCTGGTGCATGTGGGTGAGAAGAAAGCGGACCGCGTTCGCGTCAGCCTGATCGCATACGGGCCGGACGGGCTGGCGGTGGAACGCGAGGCAACGCTGTCCGACTGCCTTGAGGCGCGGGCGACCAGCGCCGTAGTGTGGGTGAACGTCCACGGCCTGCATGATGTGGAAGCCGTGCAGGCTGTGGGTGAAGCATTCGGCGTTCACCCCCTGGGTCTGGAGGACGTAGTCAACACCCACCACCGCCCGAAAGTCGAGGATTTCGGCGACCAGATACTCCTCGTGGCGAAGCTCTTGTCCTGGGACGCCGCGGCCCAGCGTCCGATGACAGAGCAGATCAGCATCGTCCTGGGGCCCGGGTTCCTTCTGACCTTCCAGGAGAGACCAACGGGGCTCCTTGAACCGGTACGCCGGCGTATTCGAGAAGGTAGGAGCAGGATTATCTCCAGTGGTGCGGACTACCTGGCATACGCCGTGCTGGACATGGTGGTGGACCAGTATTTCCTGGTGCTCGAGGCCATCGGCGACCGCATCGAGGAGATCGAGCAGGCGCTGTCGGGCGACGGTGGGTCCGGTGGCATACGCGATCTGCACGGACTTCGCCGGGAGCTGCTGGCGATGCGCCGCGCCATCTGGCCGCTGCGGGACGTGGTAAGCATCCTGCGCCGCGGCGACTGCCCGCTCTTCCAAGCCGAGACCGAGGTCTTCCTGCGCGACGTCTACGACCATGTTGTCGAGGCCATCGAGACCCTGGAGGCCTTCCGCGACGTGCTCAGCAGCCTGCTCGATACCCACCTGTCGGTGGTGAGCAACCGGATGAATGAGGTGATGAAGGTGCTCACCCTCATCGCCACCTTGTTCATGCCGATTACTTTCATCGCGGGCGTTTATGGTATGAACTTCGAGTACATGCCGGGCACAAGGTGGGTCGGGGGATTTGCGGCCTGCGTCGCGGCAATGGCGGTGACGGCTCTGCTCATGCTCTGGTACTTCAAGCGACGGCGCTGGCTTTGA
- a CDS encoding PIG-L family deacetylase: MRVMAVGAHPDDVEMYCSGTLLACRARGDDLFVCCMTNGDKGAYEMTCEELAAVRRREAGEAAAIFGAELMFLSLPDGELFVDEACRAPLIDAIRQARPDIIITHNPEDYHPDHCNTSALVFSASFLAGAPNVKGLRDLPGHDRVPAVFYMDTPTGTGFQPTEYVDITPYWETKVRIIECHASQVQWIREHDGLDIVDVARVMAEFRGMQCGVRYAEGFRQLTQWPRMTTKRLLP; encoded by the coding sequence GTGCGAGTCATGGCCGTCGGGGCGCATCCCGATGATGTGGAGATGTACTGCTCAGGGACTCTTCTTGCCTGCCGCGCAAGAGGCGATGATCTGTTCGTCTGCTGCATGACCAACGGCGACAAAGGCGCCTATGAGATGACCTGCGAGGAGCTTGCAGCCGTCCGCCGCAGGGAAGCCGGGGAAGCAGCCGCGATCTTCGGAGCGGAGCTGATGTTCCTGAGTCTGCCCGACGGTGAGCTTTTCGTGGATGAAGCGTGCCGTGCACCGCTCATCGACGCAATCAGACAGGCCCGTCCCGACATTATCATCACACACAACCCCGAGGACTATCACCCGGACCACTGCAACACCAGCGCCCTTGTGTTCAGCGCGAGTTTCCTGGCAGGCGCACCCAATGTGAAAGGACTGCGAGACCTGCCGGGACATGACCGTGTGCCCGCAGTCTTCTACATGGACACGCCCACCGGCACGGGCTTCCAGCCTACCGAGTACGTGGACATCACCCCGTACTGGGAGACCAAGGTCCGCATCATCGAGTGTCACGCCAGCCAGGTGCAATGGATCCGCGAGCACGACGGGCTGGACATCGTGGATGTTGCGCGGGTGATGGCCGAGTTCCGCGGCATGCAGTGCGGAGTCCGTTATGCGGAAGGCTTCCGGCAGCTCACGCAATGGCCGCGGATGACCACGAAACGACTGCTGCCCTGA
- a CDS encoding creatininase family protein — MANWNLAETTLGLARDEQYEVAVLPVGATEAHGLHLPYATDTIMVERLGRLACERASGDGARVLLLPALPFGINENTLGFKWTMSLRPSTLFQVVTDIVSSVEEHGIPKMVVLNGHGGNEFQPLLRELFRQTSVRLFLVNWYMANQAAAREVFERPGEHADEMETSMLLHMRPDLVRMELAGDGATREPVFRAMREGWAWVARPWDRFTVDSSFGDPARATAQKGAAYEEAIVGKLAQFITELAAAPVDEMFPYREA; from the coding sequence ATGGCAAACTGGAATCTTGCCGAGACCACCCTGGGACTAGCGCGGGATGAGCAGTACGAAGTCGCGGTTCTGCCTGTGGGAGCAACCGAGGCCCACGGACTGCATCTTCCGTACGCAACCGACACGATCATGGTGGAACGCCTCGGGAGGCTGGCGTGCGAGCGGGCGTCGGGGGACGGCGCCAGGGTCCTGCTGCTGCCCGCATTGCCCTTCGGGATCAATGAGAACACCCTGGGGTTCAAGTGGACGATGAGTCTTCGCCCAAGTACGCTGTTCCAGGTGGTCACGGACATCGTGTCCAGTGTTGAGGAGCACGGAATCCCGAAGATGGTAGTGCTCAACGGCCACGGAGGAAACGAGTTCCAGCCCCTCCTGCGAGAGCTTTTTCGGCAGACCAGCGTGAGGTTGTTCCTCGTGAACTGGTACATGGCCAACCAGGCAGCGGCACGAGAAGTTTTCGAGCGGCCTGGAGAGCATGCGGATGAGATGGAGACTTCCATGCTCCTGCACATGCGGCCGGACCTGGTGCGGATGGAGCTTGCAGGAGACGGGGCGACGCGCGAACCGGTTTTCCGAGCGATGCGCGAGGGCTGGGCGTGGGTGGCCCGTCCGTGGGACCGGTTCACCGTGGACAGCAGCTTCGGAGACCCGGCACGTGCGACAGCGCAAAAAGGTGCGGCTTACGAGGAAGCGATCGTCGGCAAGCTGGCGCAGTTCATTACCGAGCTCGCCGCGGCTCCGGTGGATGAAATGTTCCCATACCGTGAAGCATAG
- a CDS encoding cold-shock protein, with the protein MPTGTVKWFNDEKGFGFIETDGSEDVFVHFSAIVGEGYRSLAEGAKVEFDVVQDAKGPRAENVMVIN; encoded by the coding sequence TTGCCTACTGGCACCGTCAAGTGGTTCAACGACGAGAAGGGCTTCGGTTTCATTGAGACCGATGGTAGCGAGGACGTTTTCGTTCATTTCTCCGCCATTGTTGGGGAGGGCTACCGGTCTCTGGCCGAAGGCGCGAAGGTTGAGTTCGACGTGGTCCAGGACGCGAAGGGCCCTCGGGCCGAGAACGTCATGGTCATCAACTAA
- a CDS encoding DUF1559 domain-containing protein: MRRGFTLIELLVVIAIIAILAAILFPVFARAREKARQASCSSNQKQIALGILMYGQDYDEAFPGFYYKATTADWPLFIWIDAVKPYVKNEQIFRCPSGNDSTLTGPSTNYAGTTITTSYAVNRYVCNGGRGAFDNRIGQITYPAQTLLTFDAIRASRWCATPMGTGGSRGDDCYGRPAGIIEVAGGSFTVGQDFGLHNEGANMSFCDGHVKWQKSGSWESYAKHYTTYWQKTR, from the coding sequence ATGAGACGCGGGTTCACGTTGATCGAGCTGTTGGTGGTGATCGCGATTATCGCGATTCTGGCCGCGATACTCTTCCCGGTCTTTGCGCGCGCCAGAGAGAAAGCCCGGCAGGCAAGTTGCTCATCGAACCAGAAACAGATCGCATTGGGCATCCTGATGTACGGGCAGGACTACGACGAAGCATTCCCGGGTTTCTACTACAAGGCAACCACGGCTGATTGGCCGCTGTTCATCTGGATTGACGCGGTCAAGCCCTACGTGAAGAATGAGCAGATCTTCCGCTGTCCCAGCGGCAATGACAGCACCCTCACCGGCCCATCCACCAACTACGCGGGCACCACGATCACCACTTCCTACGCCGTGAACCGATACGTCTGCAATGGGGGGCGCGGAGCATTCGACAACCGCATCGGCCAGATAACCTACCCGGCACAGACCTTGCTCACCTTCGACGCCATTCGAGCTTCGCGCTGGTGTGCCACGCCGATGGGAACCGGAGGCAGCCGCGGTGATGACTGCTACGGCCGCCCCGCCGGGATCATCGAAGTCGCTGGTGGCTCATTCACCGTCGGGCAGGACTTCGGTCTTCACAATGAAGGTGCCAACATGTCCTTCTGCGACGGCCACGTGAAATGGCAGAAGAGCGGATCGTGGGAATCGTACGCGAAGCATTACACCACTTACTGGCAGAAGACGCGCTGA
- a CDS encoding alkaline phosphatase family protein produces MGAPTRLLVIGIDGADFILMSEWLAGGHLPNLAKLCESGRLLPCSSTHPPVTAPAWTTAFTGCNPGKHGLYDFWDFSFPNRRPWWTEPRRCPSLWRILSEAGLSCGLVNLPMNFPAEAINGVIISGMGCPGMSEQGFHPRALRNELVQALPEYAFHPEKCGPVIYPDARELGRFCRMRTQAAEWLLSKRSYDVFGVVFSSLDWAGHGYAQDFERGGVALEVARTIDAQIGELLAMFDWPRTPVMMLSDHGMRCARRQANLYVLFHQLGLMKFRWDGDRGRASLRSALVRGWNMAKRVLPSDWVRHIRRATDRQREAVLNSGPRVGIDWEQTVAAPVGPYGTVRLNVRGRDPLGIVAPEEYAEVRQGVVEKLRDIKDPGTGRPLFGRVLTREEAYSGWALQGAPDIVLADPPPDLAFGVAFDEADMAPFLEQTDVVAPMVPHGGVHASTGIMMLSGDVAAAGSWSGETACSLEDFTPTALHVLGLPVPTYMDGRVLTEHLAGDIARKDVLRATAAPPDVRGNEALYTQKDEEDFRERLRALGYV; encoded by the coding sequence ATGGGAGCACCAACCCGTCTGCTGGTCATCGGTATCGACGGCGCCGACTTCATCCTGATGTCGGAATGGTTGGCGGGGGGGCACCTGCCGAACCTCGCGAAGCTTTGTGAATCCGGACGCCTCCTTCCTTGCAGTTCCACACACCCCCCTGTCACCGCGCCCGCCTGGACCACAGCATTCACCGGCTGCAATCCGGGCAAGCATGGGCTGTATGATTTCTGGGATTTCAGCTTTCCCAACCGGCGGCCATGGTGGACTGAGCCCAGACGGTGCCCCAGCCTGTGGCGCATCCTGTCGGAAGCAGGGCTTTCCTGCGGCCTGGTGAACCTGCCGATGAACTTCCCGGCCGAGGCGATCAATGGTGTGATCATCTCGGGGATGGGTTGCCCGGGCATGTCCGAACAGGGTTTCCACCCGCGCGCACTGCGAAATGAGCTTGTCCAGGCCCTGCCGGAGTACGCGTTTCATCCCGAGAAGTGTGGCCCGGTGATCTACCCGGACGCCCGCGAGCTTGGCCGATTCTGCAGGATGCGCACGCAGGCGGCTGAGTGGCTGCTGAGCAAGCGCTCCTACGATGTGTTCGGGGTAGTCTTCAGCAGCCTGGATTGGGCCGGACATGGTTACGCGCAGGACTTTGAACGCGGCGGGGTCGCACTGGAAGTGGCCCGGACGATTGACGCGCAGATCGGCGAGCTGCTGGCCATGTTTGACTGGCCGCGTACCCCGGTAATGATGCTCTCAGACCACGGCATGCGCTGCGCCCGGCGGCAGGCGAACCTCTATGTCCTCTTCCACCAGCTCGGCCTGATGAAGTTCCGCTGGGATGGTGACAGGGGGAGGGCAAGCCTGAGATCGGCGCTGGTGAGAGGCTGGAACATGGCCAAGCGTGTGCTGCCGTCGGATTGGGTGCGACACATTCGGCGGGCGACTGACCGGCAGCGTGAAGCGGTGTTGAACTCAGGACCGAGAGTGGGCATTGACTGGGAGCAGACCGTGGCGGCGCCGGTGGGGCCCTACGGGACAGTGCGGCTGAACGTGCGAGGACGCGATCCGTTAGGCATCGTCGCCCCCGAAGAGTATGCGGAAGTCAGACAGGGGGTTGTCGAAAAGCTGAGAGACATCAAGGATCCGGGGACCGGGCGGCCGCTGTTCGGGAGGGTACTCACGCGCGAGGAAGCGTACAGCGGCTGGGCGCTGCAGGGTGCACCGGACATTGTCTTGGCCGATCCCCCACCGGACCTGGCATTCGGTGTGGCCTTTGACGAGGCGGACATGGCGCCATTCCTGGAACAAACTGATGTGGTGGCTCCTATGGTGCCCCACGGAGGCGTGCATGCGAGCACGGGGATCATGATGCTGAGCGGAGACGTCGCCGCGGCAGGGAGCTGGTCCGGAGAGACGGCCTGCTCGCTGGAAGACTTCACCCCGACGGCGCTGCACGTGCTGGGCCTTCCAGTGCCGACGTACATGGATGGCCGCGTGCTCACGGAGCATCTTGCGGGCGACATTGCGCGGAAGGATGTCCTGCGCGCCACTGCAGCCCCTCCGGACGTGCGCGGCAACGAGGCGCTCTACACGCAGAAGGACGAAGAAGACTTCCGCGAGCGGCTTCGCGCTTTGGGATACGTCTGA
- a CDS encoding sulfatase yields the protein MPRENWKRPNLLFVLVDQMRYTAMGCAGNGQVHTPNLDRLAAEGVTFDNAVATVGVCTPARACLMTGRYPLSHTVLTNNSMLPNDMLSMGKMLRNEGYATGHIGKWHLSGEAYIGQTAYNDFQNGYVPPGELRHGFDYWATHHCSHAYWEATYYRDTPEPIRVEGWEPDAQTDLAIEFIREHVADDITGRDPFALVVSWGPPHTPFTCPPEFRELYDPDRLELRENVLLPPEGFPCTAELTEVADPEAVLRDWTASYYGAITSLDQNLGRLMETLQRQGIADDTIVVFTSDHGEMLGSHGQMYKVQPWDESVRVPLLIRYPRAIRGGRRLEAPVGQPDVLPTLLGLMGLDIPEGIEGDDLSPVLRDESADPVDRSAYMLWVCSALTWGKKWQYVDDYRGLGAPRGFVRPYRGIRTRTHTYVRDRSGPWVLYDNERDPYQMANLVETRSAGAVPQELERELQEWIEKTGDLFEDTDYYRHLIDLETGLCMEPERLRQR from the coding sequence ATGCCCCGGGAAAACTGGAAGCGCCCGAACCTGCTCTTTGTTCTCGTGGATCAGATGCGATATACCGCTATGGGCTGCGCCGGAAATGGGCAGGTCCACACGCCAAACCTCGACCGGCTGGCAGCCGAAGGCGTCACTTTCGATAACGCTGTCGCCACCGTGGGCGTCTGCACTCCGGCCCGTGCGTGTCTCATGACCGGTCGCTACCCGCTGTCCCACACGGTTCTCACCAACAACTCCATGCTACCCAACGACATGCTTTCCATGGGGAAGATGCTGCGCAACGAGGGATACGCCACGGGGCATATCGGCAAGTGGCATCTGTCCGGCGAGGCCTATATCGGTCAGACCGCATACAACGACTTCCAGAACGGCTACGTTCCCCCGGGTGAGCTTCGCCACGGGTTCGACTACTGGGCCACACACCACTGCTCCCATGCCTACTGGGAGGCGACCTACTACCGGGACACGCCGGAGCCCATCCGCGTTGAAGGCTGGGAACCGGACGCCCAGACGGATCTCGCCATTGAGTTCATCCGCGAGCACGTTGCCGATGATATCACCGGGCGGGATCCCTTCGCGCTGGTAGTGTCCTGGGGACCACCCCATACACCCTTCACCTGCCCGCCGGAGTTCCGCGAGTTGTACGACCCCGACCGCCTGGAGTTGCGCGAGAACGTTCTCTTGCCGCCCGAAGGGTTCCCGTGCACCGCCGAACTGACCGAGGTTGCCGATCCCGAGGCAGTCCTGCGGGACTGGACAGCCAGCTACTACGGCGCGATTACCAGCCTGGACCAGAACCTCGGGCGACTCATGGAGACGCTCCAGCGCCAGGGCATCGCCGACGACACAATCGTTGTCTTCACTTCCGACCACGGCGAGATGCTGGGCTCCCACGGGCAGATGTACAAGGTGCAGCCCTGGGACGAGTCGGTGCGCGTGCCACTGCTGATTCGCTATCCTCGCGCTATTCGTGGGGGCAGACGTCTTGAAGCCCCGGTCGGCCAGCCGGACGTCCTGCCGACCCTCCTGGGGCTGATGGGCTTGGACATTCCGGAGGGCATCGAGGGGGACGACCTGTCACCGGTCTTGCGAGATGAGAGCGCTGATCCGGTGGATCGATCGGCGTATATGCTGTGGGTGTGCTCCGCGCTCACGTGGGGGAAGAAATGGCAGTATGTGGACGACTACCGCGGACTTGGAGCGCCCCGCGGCTTTGTCCGACCGTACCGCGGCATCCGCACCCGAACGCACACCTACGTTCGCGACCGGTCGGGACCCTGGGTGCTGTACGACAACGAACGCGACCCGTACCAGATGGCGAACCTGGTGGAGACCCGCAGTGCAGGCGCAGTGCCGCAGGAACTTGAGCGCGAATTGCAGGAGTGGATCGAAAAAACCGGGGACCTGTTCGAGGATACGGACTACTACCGGCACCTGATCGACCTGGAGACGGGTCTTTGCATGGAACCGGAACGGCTGAGACAGCGCTAG